A window from Sphingobacterium hotanense encodes these proteins:
- a CDS encoding HAD family hydrolase — protein MNEQSLHKYLKLKELSSPFKALLFDVDGTLADNIYAHKAAYVAVSKEYGVDLDPDLIDETAGWPTIAVAEEISKRYQVELDYEIFAKRKSAIFIHDFIQQTQPVDYVRQVLFDYHGIKKIGVVSGGTRSTLNITLDVIDVKGKYETLVCAGDTEFGKPSPQPFLLAAEHLQVDPKDCLVFEDGDPGVQGAIAAGMSWVRIDEI, from the coding sequence ATGAATGAACAATCATTGCACAAATACCTTAAACTAAAAGAACTTTCCTCTCCCTTCAAAGCGTTATTATTTGATGTCGATGGCACACTAGCCGACAATATCTACGCACATAAAGCCGCTTATGTCGCGGTATCAAAAGAGTACGGCGTTGATTTAGATCCCGATTTAATCGACGAAACAGCAGGATGGCCAACTATTGCCGTAGCAGAAGAAATCAGCAAACGCTATCAGGTAGAATTAGATTACGAAATCTTCGCAAAAAGAAAATCTGCAATATTCATTCATGACTTTATTCAACAAACCCAACCCGTAGACTACGTGCGTCAGGTATTATTTGATTATCACGGCATAAAGAAAATAGGTGTTGTATCGGGCGGAACTCGCTCAACATTGAATATAACGCTAGATGTCATTGACGTGAAAGGCAAATATGAAACCTTGGTATGCGCGGGAGATACTGAATTTGGAAAACCCTCCCCTCAGCCCTTCTTATTGGCAGCAGAACATTTACAAGTAGATCCTAAAGACTGTCTAGTATTCGAAGATGGCGACCCTGGTGTCCAAGGTGCCATCGCGGCGGGAATGTCCTGGGTCAGGATCGATGAAATATAA
- a CDS encoding RNA polymerase sigma factor, with translation MGILNKYLGNGTPLNLRVALDKCAVSNSEKGKAFLYKKYYGYVMAIVFRYMKHEMEAEELTNECFVKIFTKIESFSIHEDDTVLEKTFKAWIGRIAVNTSIDALRVRKQMYMLDDLNGSDTLHFAVEADSRLEYNDIIALIRELPDIQRTIFNMYEIEGYSHDEIARELSIPESTSRTYLTRAKQKLRKLYATRIDLERIQS, from the coding sequence GTGGGAATTTTAAATAAATACCTTGGAAATGGCACCCCATTGAACCTTAGAGTTGCTTTGGATAAGTGTGCTGTGTCTAACTCGGAGAAGGGTAAAGCCTTCTTGTACAAAAAATATTATGGCTACGTGATGGCTATTGTATTTCGTTACATGAAGCATGAGATGGAAGCAGAGGAGCTGACGAACGAATGTTTTGTGAAGATATTTACTAAAATTGAGAGCTTTAGCATACATGAGGATGATACCGTCTTGGAGAAAACTTTTAAAGCTTGGATAGGACGTATCGCTGTAAATACCTCTATTGATGCACTTCGCGTTCGTAAGCAGATGTATATGCTGGACGATCTGAACGGTAGTGACACCCTACATTTTGCAGTTGAGGCAGACAGCCGTTTAGAGTATAATGATATTATCGCCCTAATTCGTGAACTGCCGGATATCCAACGCACGATATTCAATATGTATGAAATCGAAGGCTACTCACATGATGAGATCGCTCGAGAATTAAGCATACCAGAGAGCACATCAAGAACTTATTTGACAAGAGCAAAGCAAAAGCTTAGAAAGCTGTATGCTACGCGTATTGATTTAGAAAGAATACAATCCTGA
- a CDS encoding universal stress protein produces MRAILFPTDFSDIATNAFVYALHIAKSIDAKIYVLYTYVEPVLSATHAGQPELIGEVYQTIELNQFETYKKKTQGMRTIAESEGASDVELVFLFEEGPVSSVVKKIVEREKIHLVAMGTHGESGFLSKIIGSNTVNVIKNIQNPVLAVPPHAKYQGINRVVFTTLFREKDKPALREAIIMAKAVNARLDCLNILHNSKVGDVMLQTENWRHEFPNEDINYVLLDEVESIENTITTYLLENNIDILAVVKRNRGFFDRMFNNSISNNLAFHSKVPILVFHEEK; encoded by the coding sequence ATGAGAGCCATATTATTCCCTACCGATTTTTCAGACATTGCAACAAATGCATTTGTCTATGCTTTGCACATCGCTAAGTCGATTGATGCCAAGATATATGTGTTGTACACTTATGTAGAACCCGTATTATCCGCTACTCACGCCGGTCAGCCCGAGTTAATTGGCGAGGTTTATCAAACCATCGAACTCAACCAATTCGAAACGTATAAAAAGAAAACCCAAGGCATGCGCACGATTGCTGAGTCCGAAGGTGCTTCCGACGTAGAGCTTGTTTTTCTCTTTGAAGAAGGCCCTGTGTCCTCCGTGGTGAAGAAGATCGTGGAGCGCGAGAAAATTCATCTTGTCGCGATGGGCACCCATGGAGAAAGCGGCTTCCTATCCAAAATCATCGGATCGAATACTGTCAATGTTATCAAAAACATTCAGAATCCGGTATTAGCGGTTCCACCACATGCCAAATATCAAGGCATCAATCGTGTGGTATTCACTACGCTCTTCCGCGAAAAAGATAAACCGGCACTCCGTGAAGCTATCATTATGGCGAAGGCTGTCAACGCGAGACTCGATTGCTTAAATATCCTTCACAACTCGAAAGTCGGCGATGTCATGCTGCAAACCGAGAACTGGCGACATGAGTTTCCTAACGAAGACATCAACTATGTGCTCCTCGATGAGGTAGAAAGTATAGAAAATACCATAACAACCTATCTGTTGGAAAACAATATTGATATCCTGGCTGTTGTGAAACGCAATAGGGGCTTTTTCGATCGTATGTTCAACAACAGCATCAGCAATAATCTAGCATTTCACTCCAAAGTTCCTATTTTAGTGTTCCATGAGGAAAAATAA
- a CDS encoding universal stress protein produces MKHALLVPTDFSENAWVAAQYAAELAKKYDWSVQILHVYQTFSRLLATQEFKDEVSRHNTNAAEDDMEIFYNRFKTAYPSIDSTAACMEGNLNDIILNLIDENPVKFIVMGTKGASGLVNVAIGSNTYELIRHSPIGVLAVPENYGDFKFEKIGVLTNFKDHDIEILSEFVARTGLSLKISLLHVNEAAKKPSSEDVLFWQEKVMKELGSDEVTYHDYEMVNRLDVREPITYAVERLVEDENIDVLLVSYTRKSFFRSLFSRSLPKIIANKLTVPTYFKKTD; encoded by the coding sequence ATGAAACATGCCTTGCTCGTCCCTACCGATTTTTCAGAGAACGCATGGGTTGCTGCCCAGTACGCTGCAGAATTAGCAAAGAAATATGATTGGAGTGTTCAGATACTCCACGTCTATCAAACATTCTCGCGATTGCTTGCCACGCAAGAGTTTAAAGATGAAGTTAGTCGACATAATACGAATGCCGCTGAGGACGACATGGAAATCTTCTACAATCGTTTTAAAACGGCCTATCCAAGTATTGATAGCACAGCAGCCTGTATGGAAGGCAACCTGAATGATATTATTCTAAATCTAATTGATGAAAATCCGGTAAAGTTTATCGTAATGGGTACCAAAGGTGCTAGCGGTTTGGTCAATGTCGCCATTGGCAGCAATACCTACGAGCTCATCCGCCATTCTCCGATTGGGGTGCTCGCCGTACCGGAAAACTATGGAGACTTTAAGTTTGAAAAAATAGGCGTATTAACAAACTTCAAGGATCATGATATAGAAATATTGAGCGAGTTTGTAGCACGAACTGGTCTAAGTCTGAAAATATCGTTGCTACATGTCAACGAGGCAGCGAAAAAACCAAGCTCCGAGGATGTGCTTTTCTGGCAAGAGAAGGTGATGAAAGAATTGGGAAGCGATGAAGTAACTTATCATGACTACGAGATGGTCAACCGCCTGGACGTCAGGGAGCCGATCACATATGCAGTTGAACGATTGGTTGAAGATGAAAATATAGATGTGCTACTCGTCTCCTACACTCGTAAGAGCTTTTTCCGAAGTTTATTTTCAAGAAGCCTACCTAAGATCATAGCGAATAAATTGACCGTACCGACTTATTTCAAAAAAACGGATTAG